One region of Thermus filiformis genomic DNA includes:
- a CDS encoding ribonucleotide-diphosphate reductase subunit beta, which produces MLTEPRAHYRPYEYPALLGYRDAIRHSYWLHTEFSYASDLQDYALVGEKERSLVARSLLAIAQVELSVKLFWARLYEVFPKPEVAEVGMTFAESEVRHANAYAHLLELLGLEDLFPRALEEPALKERARLLREALGRASRMSSEKNLRDYALALFLFSAFTEHVSLFSQFYVLMALNRRAGRFKGISNAIEATSKEENIHGLFGVELLRLLRAERPGLFGGFEEEALAFAQALYRGEEALLDWIFAGGDAEVVGREEAGEFLKHRLNEVLRLHGLPAPFPVREGVLKDKDWFELELLADKEVDFFNKRSVAYARRVRSYDPEELF; this is translated from the coding sequence ATGCTCACCGAGCCTCGAGCCCACTACCGGCCCTACGAGTACCCGGCGCTTCTCGGCTACCGGGACGCCATCCGCCACAGCTACTGGCTCCACACCGAGTTCAGCTACGCCTCCGACCTGCAGGACTACGCCCTGGTGGGGGAAAAGGAGCGCTCCTTGGTGGCCCGCTCCCTCCTGGCCATCGCCCAGGTGGAGCTTTCCGTCAAGCTCTTCTGGGCCCGCCTCTACGAGGTCTTCCCCAAGCCCGAGGTGGCCGAGGTGGGCATGACCTTCGCGGAGAGCGAGGTGCGCCACGCCAACGCCTACGCCCACCTCCTGGAGCTCCTCGGCCTGGAGGACCTCTTCCCCCGGGCCCTGGAGGAGCCCGCCCTGAAGGAGCGGGCCCGCCTGCTCCGGGAGGCCCTGGGGCGGGCTTCCCGGATGTCTTCCGAAAAAAACCTAAGGGACTACGCCCTGGCCCTCTTCCTCTTCTCCGCCTTCACCGAGCACGTCTCCCTCTTCTCCCAGTTCTACGTCCTCATGGCTCTGAACCGGCGGGCGGGCCGCTTCAAGGGCATCTCCAACGCCATAGAGGCCACCAGCAAGGAGGAGAACATCCACGGCCTCTTCGGGGTGGAGCTCCTCCGCCTCCTGAGGGCCGAGCGGCCCGGCCTCTTCGGGGGCTTTGAGGAGGAGGCCCTGGCCTTCGCCCAGGCCCTTTACCGGGGGGAGGAGGCCCTTCTGGACTGGATCTTTGCCGGAGGGGACGCGGAGGTCGTGGGCCGGGAAGAGGCGGGGGAGTTCCTCAAGCACCGCCTGAACGAGGTCCTCCGCCTCCACGGCCTGCCCGCCCCCTTCCCCGTGCGAGAAGGGGTCCTCAAGGACAAGGATTGGTTTGAGCTGGAGCTTCTCGCCGACAAGGAGGTGGACTTCTTCAACAAAAGGAGCGTGGCCTACGCCCGGCGGGTACGGAGCTACGATCCGGAGGAGCTGTTTTGA
- a CDS encoding ribonucleoside-diphosphate reductase subunit alpha produces MIKTRREYRPWYWAGEWTRLYMSRGYLLPGVSVEERVKQIADRAEALTRLEGFSRKFQEYMARGWYSLATPVWANYGLRRGLPISCYGTYVEDDTASILRAVAEVGMMSKQGGGTSVYLGSLRPRGAPIRDNGESNGSYAFASLFDRVIEVFNQGSTRRGQCAAYLPIEHPDFWEWTRIQREGSEIQSLFWGVSVGDDWLSEMIAGDQKKRERWAAVLKSRAEAGIPYIFFRDNANRQAPEVFRRLGKTIWASNLCTEIMLPSSPEESFVCCLSSLNLLHFDEWKDTDAVETLVYFLDSVLDDFIEKAEGIPYLERAVRFARRYRAIGIGVLGWHSYLQSQGIPLESPEAIHLNNLIFKTIRERAEEASRELRRRHPEDELSGLMERRNATLMAIAPTKSSSFILGQASPSIEPYTSNYYLKDLQKARVPFKNPFLEELLRAKGKDEERVWRSILEHNGSVQHLDFLTDEEKAVFKTFAEVSQKTLVNLAAARQKHIDQGQSLNLVIHPEAPPKDVNELVLHAWRSGLKSLYYQFSQSAAQEYSRDLLLSCRACEG; encoded by the coding sequence ATGATCAAGACGAGGCGCGAGTACCGGCCCTGGTACTGGGCGGGTGAGTGGACGAGGCTCTACATGAGCCGGGGGTACCTCCTGCCCGGGGTGAGCGTGGAGGAGCGGGTAAAGCAGATCGCCGACCGGGCCGAGGCCCTGACCCGGCTCGAGGGCTTCTCCCGCAAGTTCCAGGAGTACATGGCCCGGGGGTGGTACTCCCTGGCCACCCCCGTCTGGGCCAACTACGGCCTCCGGCGGGGCCTGCCCATCTCCTGCTACGGAACCTACGTGGAGGACGACACCGCCTCCATCCTGCGGGCGGTGGCCGAGGTGGGGATGATGAGCAAGCAGGGCGGGGGGACCTCGGTCTACCTGGGGTCCCTCCGCCCTCGAGGGGCCCCCATCCGGGACAACGGGGAGAGCAACGGCTCCTACGCCTTCGCTTCCCTCTTTGACCGGGTCATCGAGGTCTTCAACCAGGGCTCCACCCGGCGGGGGCAGTGCGCCGCCTACCTCCCCATAGAGCACCCCGACTTCTGGGAGTGGACCCGGATCCAGCGGGAGGGCTCGGAGATCCAGTCCCTCTTCTGGGGGGTGTCCGTGGGGGACGACTGGCTCTCGGAGATGATCGCCGGGGACCAAAAGAAGCGGGAGCGCTGGGCCGCTGTCCTCAAGAGCCGGGCCGAGGCGGGCATCCCCTACATCTTCTTCCGGGACAACGCCAACCGCCAGGCCCCCGAGGTCTTCCGCCGCTTGGGCAAGACCATCTGGGCCAGCAACCTCTGCACGGAGATCATGCTCCCCTCGAGCCCGGAGGAGAGCTTCGTCTGCTGCCTCTCCTCCTTGAATCTGCTCCACTTTGACGAGTGGAAGGACACGGACGCGGTGGAGACCCTGGTCTACTTCCTGGACTCCGTCCTGGACGACTTCATAGAAAAGGCCGAGGGCATCCCCTACCTGGAGCGGGCGGTGCGCTTTGCCCGCCGCTACCGGGCCATCGGCATCGGGGTCCTGGGCTGGCACAGCTACCTCCAGTCCCAAGGCATTCCCCTGGAGAGCCCCGAGGCGATCCACCTCAATAACCTCATCTTCAAGACCATCCGGGAGCGGGCGGAGGAGGCCTCGAGGGAGCTGCGCAGGCGCCACCCCGAGGACGAGCTGAGCGGGCTGATGGAGCGGCGAAACGCCACCTTAATGGCCATCGCCCCCACCAAGTCCAGCTCCTTCATCCTGGGCCAGGCCTCCCCCTCCATTGAGCCTTACACCAGCAACTACTACCTGAAGGACCTCCAGAAGGCTCGTGTTCCCTTCAAGAACCCCTTCCTGGAGGAGCTCCTCCGGGCCAAGGGCAAGGACGAGGAGAGGGTCTGGCGGAGCATCCTGGAGCACAACGGCTCCGTCCAGCACCTGGACTTCCTCACCGACGAGGAGAAGGCGGTCTTCAAGACCTTCGCCGAGGTCTCCCAGAAGACCCTGGTGAACCTGGCGGCAGCGCGGCAGAAGCACATAGACCAGGGCCAGTCCCTGAACCTGGTGATCCACCCCGAGGCCCCGCCCAAGGACGTGAACGAGCTGGTCCTGCACGCCTGGCGTTCGGGGCTGAAGAGCCTTTACTACCAGTTCAGCCAGAGCGCCGCCCAGGAGTACAGCCGCGACCTCCTCCTCTCCTGCCGGGCCTGCGAGGGGTGA
- a CDS encoding metal ABC transporter substrate-binding protein: protein MRLLLPLALLLLPAFAQVRAVATTPLLADLVRAVGGERVRVESLVPLGADPHGFEPLPSSVRLLSQAQVLFANGLGLEPYLNRLLPLLPKGARVVRLAEGQPGLICGLLGLREKGVHLHGDCDPHLWLDPTYAVRYAERIAETLEALDPRGGGYYRERLKAFREAALAEDARLEACLSGKGLRLAATHLSLLYFARRYGLEIVGTLMDSHGQERGPRTWVLLTERAREGGLDFVVAEPQFPREKAQALARELGVPLLVLYTDALDRRVPTYLDLLRHNREVVCEAVKGVKR, encoded by the coding sequence ATGCGCCTTCTCCTGCCCCTGGCCCTCCTCCTCCTCCCCGCCTTTGCCCAGGTGCGGGCCGTGGCCACCACCCCCCTCCTCGCCGACCTGGTGCGGGCGGTGGGCGGGGAGCGGGTGCGGGTGGAAAGCCTCGTCCCCCTGGGGGCCGACCCCCATGGCTTTGAGCCCCTCCCCTCCTCCGTCCGCCTCCTCTCCCAGGCCCAGGTCCTCTTCGCCAACGGGCTGGGCCTCGAGCCCTACCTGAATAGGCTCCTCCCCCTCCTCCCCAAAGGGGCCCGGGTGGTCCGGCTCGCGGAGGGGCAGCCTGGCCTCATCTGCGGCCTCCTGGGCCTGCGGGAGAAGGGGGTGCACCTGCACGGGGACTGCGACCCCCACCTCTGGCTGGACCCCACCTACGCCGTCCGCTACGCGGAGCGGATCGCCGAGACCCTGGAGGCCTTGGACCCCCGGGGAGGGGGCTACTACCGGGAGCGGCTCAAGGCCTTCCGGGAGGCCGCCCTGGCGGAGGACGCCCGCCTCGAGGCCTGCCTTTCAGGGAAGGGCCTCCGCCTGGCCGCCACCCACCTCTCCCTCCTCTACTTCGCCCGGCGCTACGGCCTGGAGATCGTGGGCACCCTGATGGACAGCCACGGCCAGGAAAGGGGCCCCAGGACCTGGGTCCTCCTCACGGAGCGGGCCCGGGAGGGGGGGCTGGACTTCGTGGTGGCCGAGCCCCAGTTCCCCCGGGAAAAGGCCCAGGCCCTGGCCCGGGAGCTCGGGGTGCCCCTCCTCGTCCTCTACACCGACGCCCTGGACCGAAGGGTGCCCACCTACCTGGACCTCCTCCGGCACAACCGGGAGGTGGTGTGTGAGGCGGTGAAGGGAGTGAAGCGGTGA
- a CDS encoding SaoD/DsrE family protein — MRVAYILSSPRAASHKLAQMILPQLEAGVHGAEVKAIFFFDDNVLLLQRGNPIGERLSRLAREKGIRLMVCDLCALERGLAEGEARWCTPEGEGRTSPGDCRLLTHVVDGVEAACFPDLYRALAGQVDQVITL; from the coding sequence ATGCGCGTGGCGTATATCCTCTCCAGTCCCAGGGCGGCCAGCCACAAGCTGGCCCAGATGATCCTCCCCCAGCTGGAGGCCGGGGTCCACGGGGCCGAGGTCAAGGCCATCTTCTTCTTTGACGACAACGTCCTGCTCCTGCAACGGGGAAACCCCATCGGGGAGAGGCTTTCCCGCCTGGCCCGGGAGAAGGGGATCCGGCTCATGGTCTGCGACCTCTGCGCCCTGGAGCGGGGCCTGGCCGAGGGGGAGGCCCGCTGGTGCACCCCCGAGGGGGAGGGGAGGACCTCCCCCGGGGACTGCCGCCTCCTCACCCACGTGGTGGACGGGGTGGAGGCCGCCTGCTTCCCCGACCTCTACCGGGCCCTGGCGGGCCAGGTGGACCAGGTGATCACCCTGTAG
- a CDS encoding ABC transporter ATP-binding protein, producing MLEARNLGYRVGGRWLLKGVDLSLEEGEFLAVLGPNGSGKTTLLRLLSGELRPTQGEVRLRERPLAAYDSQALARLRAVLSQNREVAFPYTAYEVALLGRLPHLRGREGPEDHRKTQRSLERTRALPLKDRPFPSLSGGEAMRVEAARLLAQEPTLFLLDEPTNHLDPRYALELLLLFRALAFEGRGVVAVLHDLNLAALFADRVLLLKEGRPVAYGPPAGVLSPELLEEVYEVPFQALGRPGGPSLLLPWPKEVAHGA from the coding sequence GTGCTTGAAGCGAGGAACCTGGGTTACCGCGTGGGGGGACGCTGGCTCCTCAAAGGGGTGGATTTATCCCTGGAGGAGGGGGAGTTCCTGGCCGTCCTGGGGCCCAACGGAAGCGGGAAAACCACCCTCCTCCGCCTCCTTTCCGGGGAGCTCCGGCCCACTCAAGGGGAGGTGCGGCTCAGGGAAAGGCCCCTGGCCGCCTACGATTCCCAAGCCTTGGCCCGCTTGCGGGCCGTCCTCTCCCAGAACCGGGAGGTGGCCTTCCCCTACACCGCTTACGAGGTGGCCCTCCTGGGGAGGCTTCCCCACCTGCGGGGGCGGGAAGGGCCGGAGGACCACCGCAAGACCCAGCGGTCCTTGGAGCGCACCCGGGCCCTTCCCCTCAAGGACCGCCCCTTCCCAAGCCTCTCCGGGGGAGAGGCCATGCGGGTGGAGGCGGCCCGGCTCCTGGCGCAAGAACCAACGCTCTTCCTCCTGGACGAGCCCACCAACCACCTGGACCCTCGGTACGCCCTTGAGCTCCTCCTCCTCTTCCGGGCCCTGGCCTTCGAGGGAAGGGGGGTGGTGGCCGTCCTCCACGACCTGAACCTGGCCGCCCTCTTCGCCGACCGGGTCCTCCTCCTGAAGGAGGGGCGGCCCGTGGCCTACGGTCCGCCCGCTGGGGTGCTTTCCCCCGAGCTTTTGGAAGAGGTGTACGAGGTGCCCTTCCAGGCCCTGGGACGGCCCGGAGGGCCCAGCCTCCTCCTGCCCTGGCCCAAGGAGGTGGCCCATGGAGCCTGA
- a CDS encoding FecCD family ABC transporter permease: protein MVSALPRFGRYRLALLALALLLPLALLLGAGLGAYPIPPLAIPGILLRGEGVEYQVLTALRFPRVLGAALVGALLALAGGTLQGLFRNPLVDPGLIGVTSGAALGAAVFIVLLPGSGPLEVYALPLFAFLGGLLATRLLWGLARTPLGTQVTVLLLSGIALNALVGAGIGLLTFLASEQELRSLTFWTLGGFSAVTWRLLLPALPLALLALALLLPLARPLNAFALGEREAFHLGVDLEALKRRAVAGAALAVGVAVALAGGVGFLGLVAPHLFRLLAGPDHRYLLPGSALLGASLAVLADLLARTLAAPAEIPVGVLTALLGGPFFLYLVLRYKREVYRA from the coding sequence ATGGTAAGCGCCCTCCCCCGCTTCGGCCGCTACCGGCTGGCCCTCCTGGCCCTCGCTCTCCTCCTACCCTTGGCCCTCCTCCTGGGGGCGGGCCTCGGGGCCTACCCCATCCCGCCCTTGGCCATCCCGGGGATCCTCCTGCGGGGCGAGGGGGTGGAGTACCAGGTCCTCACCGCCTTGCGCTTCCCCCGGGTCCTGGGGGCGGCCCTGGTGGGGGCGCTTCTGGCCCTAGCGGGGGGTACGCTCCAGGGGCTCTTCCGCAACCCCCTGGTGGACCCCGGCCTCATCGGCGTCACCTCGGGGGCGGCCCTGGGGGCGGCGGTCTTCATCGTCCTCCTCCCGGGCTCGGGCCCCCTCGAGGTCTACGCCCTCCCCCTCTTCGCCTTCCTGGGCGGCCTACTGGCCACCCGCCTCCTCTGGGGCCTGGCCCGCACCCCCCTGGGGACCCAGGTGACGGTCCTCCTCCTCTCGGGGATCGCCCTAAACGCCCTGGTGGGGGCGGGAATCGGCCTCCTCACCTTTCTGGCCAGCGAGCAGGAGCTCCGGAGCCTCACCTTCTGGACCCTGGGCGGGTTTTCCGCCGTGACCTGGCGCCTCCTCCTCCCCGCCCTGCCCCTGGCCCTTCTGGCCCTCGCCCTCCTCCTCCCCCTGGCCCGGCCCCTCAACGCCTTCGCCCTGGGGGAGCGGGAGGCCTTCCACCTGGGGGTGGACCTGGAGGCCCTGAAGCGGCGGGCGGTGGCGGGGGCGGCCCTGGCCGTGGGGGTGGCGGTGGCCCTGGCCGGAGGGGTGGGGTTCTTGGGCCTGGTGGCCCCCCACCTCTTCCGCCTCCTGGCGGGCCCCGACCACCGCTACCTCCTTCCGGGCTCGGCCCTCCTCGGGGCCTCCCTGGCGGTGCTGGCCGACCTCCTGGCCCGCACCCTGGCCGCCCCGGCGGAAATCCCCGTGGGGGTGCTCACCGCCCTCCTGGGAGGGCCCTTCTTCCTCTACCTGGTCCTGCGCTACAAGCGGGAGGTGTACCGTGCTTGA
- a CDS encoding heme/hemin ABC transporter substrate-binding protein produces MKRTLNRRKALALLALLLPALAQPFRVVDATGKEVEVRSTSRIVSLDGITTEILFALGVGKKVVGRDDSSYYPPEAQRLPSVGYQFRLSAEGILSLRPTLVIGREDVRPPQVVDQLRQAGVAVVLVPTEPTVEGAKRKIRVVAQAVGEKERGEALVRALERDLLALKAFQAQQAPKGRLRALFLYLRGPGTLFVCGEGSTPVGVMELAGLENAAKGIRECQPMTAESVVAARPDVIVVFQKGLESVGGLEGLLRLPGVAQTPAGRNRKVVAMDDLYLGSFGPRAGRAALDLFRAAYLREGFVEVGP; encoded by the coding sequence ATGAAGCGGACCCTGAACCGGCGAAAGGCGCTCGCCCTCCTCGCCCTCCTCCTTCCCGCCCTGGCCCAGCCCTTCCGGGTGGTGGACGCCACGGGCAAGGAGGTGGAGGTGCGCTCCACTAGCCGCATCGTGAGCCTGGACGGGATCACCACCGAGATCCTCTTCGCCCTGGGGGTGGGGAAAAAGGTGGTGGGCCGGGACGACTCCAGCTACTACCCCCCCGAGGCCCAGAGGCTGCCCAGCGTGGGGTACCAGTTCCGCCTCTCCGCCGAGGGGATCCTCTCCTTAAGGCCCACCTTGGTCATCGGCCGGGAGGATGTGCGCCCGCCCCAGGTGGTGGACCAGCTCCGCCAGGCGGGGGTGGCCGTGGTCCTGGTGCCCACGGAGCCCACGGTGGAAGGGGCCAAGCGGAAGATCCGCGTGGTGGCTCAGGCCGTGGGGGAGAAGGAGCGGGGCGAGGCCCTGGTCCGGGCCCTGGAGCGGGACCTCCTCGCCCTCAAGGCCTTCCAGGCCCAGCAGGCCCCCAAGGGGAGGCTCCGGGCGCTCTTCCTCTACCTGCGGGGCCCCGGCACCCTCTTCGTCTGTGGGGAAGGGAGCACCCCGGTGGGGGTGATGGAGCTGGCCGGGCTGGAGAACGCCGCCAAGGGGATCCGGGAGTGCCAGCCCATGACCGCGGAGAGCGTGGTGGCGGCGAGGCCCGATGTGATCGTGGTCTTCCAGAAGGGCCTGGAGAGCGTGGGGGGACTGGAGGGGCTTTTGCGGCTTCCCGGCGTAGCCCAGACCCCGGCGGGGAGGAACCGGAAGGTGGTGGCCATGGACGACCTCTACCTGGGCAGTTTCGGCCCCCGGGCGGGACGGGCGGCCCTGGACCTCTTCCGGGCGGCCTACCTGCGGGAGGGGTTCGTGGAGGTGGGGCCGTGA
- a CDS encoding DUF3386 family protein, with protein sequence MLLKRAREQIYTLPPEFPGFRAGLALYLGGAWYLGRVEVEGFRPQVDLPEGVGGLAEKELASLLGHRRFVPFEEGEGRYPIRLVEEGPLGAGLALEDPFRSRIWVREGRLALIERHLPEGSFRIHLETWKEAEDRLLPHRFLLVHRDPQGRLDRVERFRDEYAPVGPYWLPVEREVAVEGRGLEAMVLRLENLEVKA encoded by the coding sequence GTGCTCCTAAAACGCGCCCGGGAGCAGATCTACACCCTGCCCCCGGAGTTTCCCGGCTTCCGGGCAGGCCTCGCCCTCTACCTAGGGGGGGCCTGGTACCTGGGCCGGGTGGAGGTGGAGGGGTTCCGCCCTCAGGTGGACCTGCCGGAGGGGGTGGGGGGCCTTGCGGAGAAGGAGCTCGCCTCCCTTCTCGGCCACCGCCGCTTCGTCCCCTTTGAGGAAGGGGAAGGCCGCTACCCCATCCGCCTGGTGGAAGAAGGCCCCCTGGGGGCAGGGCTTGCCCTCGAGGACCCCTTCCGCTCCCGCATCTGGGTGCGGGAGGGCCGGCTCGCCCTCATCGAGCGCCACCTCCCCGAGGGATCCTTCCGCATCCACCTGGAAACCTGGAAGGAGGCTGAGGACAGGCTCCTCCCCCACCGCTTCCTCCTGGTGCACCGCGATCCCCAGGGCCGCCTGGACCGGGTGGAGCGGTTCCGGGACGAGTACGCCCCGGTAGGCCCCTACTGGCTCCCGGTGGAGCGGGAGGTGGCGGTGGAGGGCCGGGGGCTCGAGGCGATGGTCCTGCGGCTCGAGAACCTGGAGGTGAAAGCATGA
- a CDS encoding antibiotic biosynthesis monooxygenase family protein: MFVTMNRIPVKPEYAERFEEVFRTRARLVDRMPGFVRNLVLRPNNPEDPYIVLTFWESEEAFRAWTESPEFREGHARSGTLPKEAFRGPNRLETFQVVQDTEVQDG; the protein is encoded by the coding sequence GTGTTTGTCACGATGAACCGCATCCCCGTAAAACCCGAGTACGCCGAGCGGTTTGAGGAGGTTTTTCGGACCCGGGCCCGGCTGGTGGACCGGATGCCGGGGTTCGTCCGCAACCTGGTCCTGAGGCCTAACAACCCGGAGGACCCCTACATCGTCCTCACCTTCTGGGAGAGCGAGGAGGCCTTCAGGGCCTGGACGGAAAGCCCCGAGTTCCGGGAAGGCCACGCCCGAAGCGGAACCCTGCCCAAGGAAGCCTTCCGGGGCCCCAACCGGCTGGAGACCTTCCAGGTGGTCCAGGACACGGAGGTGCAGGATGGTTGA
- a CDS encoding glycoside hydrolase family 5 protein gives MRKAVYVALTGLFLAACGGETNTGGGGGTKDDIFTLSRLLGRGVNFGNALEAPREGEWGVTLEEGFFDLVKQAGFTHIRLPVSWTYHALREPPYTIDPAFFARVDWALEQATRRGLRVVLNLHHYDELHQDPQRERARFLALWEQIASRYKDQPDLVYFEVLNEPHGVFNDQPELWNDLFAEALVVIRRTNPTRPVLVGPVEWNRLERLSDLRLPQDPRLIVTFHFYDPFAFTHQGAPWVSPTPPVGTPWTGDRPVWAWGWEDWSWDTGRELVTGGVRVTYERGWAGLRLHARVKAEGYTHLAFRTDREVRLRLRCNEREDAALLLHAPGGQEVEVALRSCGAGEGVWDLVFQNASPDPQPSFLLEGVRLKGPRGELALVTDERGAVRQAMGYAASWSQSRGYPVYLGEFGSYEKADLDSRVRWTRAVREEAEGAGLSWAYWEFAAGFGIYDLSTRAWREPLLRALIPEAP, from the coding sequence ATGCGGAAGGCGGTCTATGTGGCGCTCACGGGGCTCTTCCTCGCAGCCTGCGGGGGAGAGACGAACACGGGAGGCGGAGGGGGCACAAAGGACGACATCTTCACCCTAAGCCGCCTCCTGGGCAGGGGGGTGAACTTCGGAAACGCCCTGGAGGCCCCCCGGGAAGGGGAGTGGGGCGTCACCCTGGAGGAGGGGTTCTTTGACCTGGTGAAACAGGCGGGCTTCACCCATATCCGCCTGCCCGTGAGCTGGACCTACCACGCCCTCCGGGAGCCCCCCTACACCATAGACCCCGCCTTCTTCGCCCGGGTGGACTGGGCCTTGGAGCAGGCCACCCGGAGGGGCTTGCGCGTCGTCCTCAACCTGCACCACTACGACGAGCTCCACCAAGACCCCCAAAGGGAGCGGGCGCGGTTCCTGGCCCTGTGGGAGCAGATCGCAAGCCGGTACAAGGACCAGCCGGACCTGGTCTACTTTGAGGTGCTGAACGAGCCCCACGGGGTCTTCAACGACCAACCGGAGCTTTGGAACGACCTCTTCGCGGAGGCCCTTGTGGTCATCCGGCGCACCAACCCTACGCGGCCGGTCCTGGTGGGGCCGGTGGAGTGGAACCGCTTGGAGCGCTTGAGCGACCTTCGCCTCCCCCAGGACCCCAGGCTCATCGTCACCTTCCACTTCTACGATCCCTTCGCCTTCACCCACCAGGGGGCCCCCTGGGTGAGCCCCACCCCGCCCGTGGGCACCCCCTGGACGGGCGACCGGCCCGTCTGGGCCTGGGGTTGGGAGGACTGGTCCTGGGACACCGGGCGCGAGCTGGTCACTGGAGGAGTTAGGGTGACCTACGAGCGGGGCTGGGCCGGCCTCCGCCTCCACGCCAGGGTCAAGGCCGAGGGGTACACCCACCTGGCCTTCCGCACCGACCGGGAGGTCCGGCTCCGCCTCCGGTGCAACGAGCGGGAGGACGCGGCCCTTCTCCTCCACGCCCCCGGGGGGCAGGAGGTGGAGGTGGCCCTTCGGAGCTGCGGGGCGGGGGAAGGGGTCTGGGACCTGGTCTTCCAGAACGCCTCCCCCGACCCCCAGCCTTCCTTCCTCCTGGAAGGGGTGAGGCTGAAGGGGCCCAGGGGCGAGCTCGCCTTGGTCACGGACGAGCGGGGAGCTGTGCGCCAGGCCATGGGGTACGCCGCCTCCTGGAGCCAAAGCCGGGGCTACCCCGTGTACCTGGGGGAGTTCGGGTCCTACGAGAAGGCGGACCTGGACTCCCGGGTGCGCTGGACCCGGGCGGTGCGGGAGGAGGCGGAGGGGGCGGGGCTGAGCTGGGCCTACTGGGAGTTCGCGGCGGGGTTTGGGATCTACGACCTTTCCACCCGCGCCTGGCGGGAGCCCCTCCTGAGGGCCCTCATCCCAGAGGCCCCCTGA
- a CDS encoding DUF4832 domain-containing protein: MRRLWGLLLALFLGGLGSLSACRGPLPGGDGAPRRTVAFVPLEEDVVNPERGFRYSLDDLIQQADPATLADFRARGTSLVYAYARLDPYREQDLPPEFLDGLRQALARVRAAGMKVILRFAYNLGPYPDPEPDASRERILAHIRQLTPTLRENADVIAWLHAGFIGAWGEWHSSTHGLDRDLEAKRAVLQALLEALPRDRSVLLRYPKDLRAFFPEPLTEERAFTGEDQARVGFHNDCFLSSDSDMGTYWPPETREEDQAYLAQTTRFVPVGGETCAPYPPLQACPVALEEMARLHFSELNLAYHPEVVEYWRREGCLEEIRKRLGYRLVLEEAELPQALVPGGALEVRVRLRNEGFAPPVNPRPLYLVLSGPQEVVFPLEQDPRRWYPGAHAFTARVPLPDGLPPGRYRLALWLPDPYPSLRDDPRYSLRFANQGVWDGARGWNVLGEVEVRERP; this comes from the coding sequence ATGAGGCGGCTCTGGGGTCTCCTCTTGGCCCTCTTCCTGGGAGGTCTGGGAAGCCTATCCGCCTGCCGGGGACCCCTTCCCGGAGGGGACGGAGCCCCCCGGCGCACCGTGGCCTTTGTTCCCCTCGAGGAAGACGTGGTGAACCCAGAGCGGGGCTTCCGCTATTCCCTGGACGACCTCATCCAGCAGGCGGACCCGGCCACCCTCGCCGACTTCCGGGCCCGGGGCACCTCCTTGGTCTACGCCTACGCCCGGCTGGACCCCTACCGGGAACAGGACCTCCCCCCGGAGTTCCTGGACGGGCTCCGCCAGGCCCTCGCCCGGGTGCGGGCCGCGGGGATGAAGGTAATCCTCCGCTTTGCCTACAACCTGGGCCCCTACCCGGACCCCGAACCCGACGCCAGCAGGGAGCGCATCCTGGCCCACATCCGCCAGCTCACCCCTACCCTGCGGGAGAACGCGGACGTGATCGCCTGGCTCCACGCGGGCTTCATCGGGGCCTGGGGGGAGTGGCACTCCTCCACCCACGGCCTGGACCGGGACCTCGAGGCCAAGCGGGCGGTCCTCCAGGCCCTCCTGGAGGCCCTTCCCCGGGACCGGTCCGTCCTCCTCCGCTACCCAAAAGACCTCAGAGCCTTTTTCCCTGAACCCCTTACGGAAGAGCGGGCCTTTACCGGGGAGGACCAGGCCCGGGTGGGGTTCCACAACGACTGCTTCCTCTCCTCCGACTCGGACATGGGCACCTACTGGCCTCCTGAAACCCGGGAGGAGGACCAGGCCTACCTGGCCCAGACCACCCGCTTCGTCCCGGTGGGCGGGGAGACCTGCGCCCCCTACCCGCCCCTCCAGGCCTGCCCGGTGGCCCTGGAGGAGATGGCCCGCCTCCACTTCTCCGAGCTCAACCTGGCCTACCACCCGGAGGTGGTGGAGTACTGGCGAAGGGAGGGCTGCCTGGAGGAGATCCGGAAACGGCTGGGCTACCGGCTGGTCCTGGAGGAGGCCGAGCTTCCCCAGGCCCTGGTCCCCGGCGGGGCGCTGGAGGTCCGGGTGCGGCTCCGAAACGAGGGCTTCGCCCCTCCCGTAAACCCCAGGCCCCTCTACCTGGTCCTGTCCGGGCCCCAGGAGGTGGTCTTCCCCCTGGAGCAGGACCCCAGGCGCTGGTATCCCGGGGCCCACGCCTTCACCGCCCGGGTGCCCCTCCCGGACGGGCTCCCTCCAGGCCGGTACCGGCTCGCCCTCTGGCTCCCCGACCCCTACCCCAGCCTGCGGGACGACCCCCGGTACAGCCTCCGCTTCGCCAACCAGGGGGTCTGGGACGGGGCGCGGGGGTGGAACGTCCTGGGGGAGGTGGAGGTGCGGGAACGACCCTAG